In a single window of the Gammaproteobacteria bacterium genome:
- the xerC gene encoding tyrosine recombinase XerC: MSANPSLHDAIIQFLQHLKGERQLSPLTIKHYQRDLQQLLAYCQQSEIVQWQRVDSHHIRSLVSQLHRRGSGARSLQRLLSACRTFFHYLIRENQISNNPALAIKAPKAPQPLPKTLNTEEITQLLGSVTDKQIALRDFAMMELMYSSGLRLAELVALNLDSLDSTSQEIIVTGKGNKERIVPVGRYAISAIKNWLNVRNDWCKIDNTSCALFISQRGRRLGARSVQARMAYWGKQQGLGARLNPHKLRHSFATHVLESSGDIRAVQEMLGHTNLSTTQIYTHLDFQHLAKVYDAAHPRARRQHKD; the protein is encoded by the coding sequence CTCAAAGGCGAGCGTCAGCTTTCTCCGTTAACCATTAAACACTACCAACGTGATCTACAACAATTGTTAGCCTATTGTCAGCAATCCGAAATAGTGCAATGGCAACGCGTCGACAGTCATCATATTCGTAGCCTGGTGAGTCAACTGCATCGTCGCGGCAGTGGCGCCCGCAGTTTGCAACGGCTACTGTCTGCCTGCCGCACATTTTTTCATTATTTAATTCGTGAAAATCAAATCAGCAATAATCCGGCACTGGCTATCAAAGCACCGAAAGCACCACAGCCACTACCTAAAACCTTAAACACCGAAGAGATTACGCAATTGCTCGGCTCAGTTACCGACAAGCAAATCGCGCTACGCGACTTCGCCATGATGGAGCTGATGTATTCCTCTGGCCTACGCTTAGCCGAATTAGTGGCGCTCAATCTTGATTCTTTAGACAGCACGTCACAAGAAATCATCGTCACCGGTAAAGGCAATAAGGAACGTATCGTGCCCGTTGGCCGCTATGCTATTAGCGCCATAAAAAATTGGCTCAACGTACGTAATGATTGGTGTAAAATAGACAATACCAGCTGCGCCTTGTTTATTAGTCAGCGCGGCAGACGCCTCGGCGCACGCAGTGTGCAAGCGCGCATGGCGTATTGGGGTAAGCAACAAGGTTTGGGCGCGCGGCTTAACCCGCATAAACTGCGCCATTCTTTCGCCACACATGTACTGGAATCCAGTGGTGATATTCGCGCAGTACAAGAAATGCTTGGGCATACCAATTTATCGACAACGCAGATCTACACCCATCTCGACTTCCAACACTTGGCCAAGGTATATGATGCCGCACACCCGCGTGCCAGGCGTCAACACAAAGACTAG
- the hslV gene encoding ATP-dependent protease subunit HslV, whose amino-acid sequence MNQFRGTTILSVRRNGKVVIGGDGQVSVGNTIMKGNARKVRRLYHDKVLAGFAGGTADAFTLFERFEGKLEKYSGNLTRSAVELAKDWRTDRMLRRLEALLCVVDKEASLIISGNGDVIEPEHELMAIGSGGSFAQAAARALLENTDLDARDIVEKSLSIAGDICIYTNHNLTIEELDSSNT is encoded by the coding sequence GTGAACCAATTTAGAGGCACAACGATTCTATCTGTGCGCCGCAATGGCAAGGTTGTTATTGGCGGTGATGGCCAGGTCTCGGTCGGCAATACCATTATGAAAGGCAATGCGCGTAAGGTACGGCGGCTTTACCATGACAAGGTGTTGGCTGGCTTTGCTGGCGGCACTGCCGATGCCTTTACCTTATTTGAACGTTTTGAAGGTAAGCTCGAAAAGTATTCAGGTAATTTGACCCGCAGCGCTGTCGAGCTAGCAAAAGACTGGCGCACGGACCGTATGCTGCGCCGACTGGAAGCCTTGCTCTGTGTCGTCGACAAAGAAGCCTCGTTAATTATCTCAGGTAATGGCGACGTTATTGAACCTGAACACGAATTAATGGCGATTGGCTCGGGTGGTTCTTTTGCCCAAGCTGCTGCACGCGCACTGCTTGAAAACACTGACCTCGATGCCCGCGATATCGTTGAAAAAAGCCTGTCTATTGCTGGCGATATCTGCATCTACACCAATCATAACCTGACTATCGAAGAGCTCGATAGTAGCAACACCTAA
- the hslU gene encoding ATP-dependent protease ATPase subunit HslU — MSSMTPREIVETLDRHTIGQADAKRAVAVALRNRWRRAQLGEELRNEITPKNILMIGPTGVGKTEIARRLAKLAEAPFVKVEATKFTEVGYVGRDVDSIIRDLVDISIKMGREKETKKVQQRAMDAAEEKILDILLPPARGTSETDTESHSSTRQKFRKKLREGDLDNQEIDIEVAAGNIGIEIMTPPGMEDMTNQLQGLFENMNSGQTKIRKVTIKQAMKLLTDEEAGKLINEEEIKERALNNVEQNGIVFLDEIDKIAQREGSNGGGEVSRQGVQRDLLPLVEGSTVTTKSGIVKTDHILFIASGAFHLSKPSDLIPELQGRFPIRVELSALGVDDFVKILTEPSASLTQQYTALLGTEGVSVKFKDDGIRRIAEIAWQVNERIENIGARRLHTVIERLLESVSFDAPDQPDLTVTVDASYVDKHLSELVADEDLTRYIL; from the coding sequence ATGTCCAGCATGACCCCACGTGAAATTGTCGAAACGCTCGACCGTCACACCATCGGCCAAGCCGATGCCAAACGCGCTGTTGCCGTTGCGCTACGTAACCGTTGGCGTCGTGCCCAGCTTGGCGAAGAGCTGCGTAATGAAATCACACCAAAGAATATTTTAATGATAGGCCCTACCGGGGTTGGTAAAACCGAAATTGCACGACGCCTAGCCAAACTTGCCGAGGCACCATTTGTTAAAGTTGAAGCGACAAAATTCACCGAAGTCGGCTATGTCGGTCGCGATGTTGACTCGATCATCCGTGACCTTGTCGATATCTCTATTAAAATGGGCCGTGAAAAAGAAACCAAAAAAGTACAACAACGCGCTATGGATGCTGCCGAAGAAAAAATTCTCGACATCTTATTACCACCCGCACGTGGCACTTCAGAAACCGATACCGAAAGCCACAGCTCGACACGACAAAAATTTCGCAAAAAACTGCGCGAAGGTGATCTTGATAATCAAGAAATCGATATCGAAGTGGCTGCGGGTAACATAGGTATAGAAATCATGACACCACCCGGCATGGAAGATATGACCAACCAGCTACAAGGTCTGTTTGAAAACATGAATAGCGGTCAAACCAAAATACGCAAGGTCACCATCAAACAGGCAATGAAATTGCTGACCGATGAAGAAGCAGGCAAATTGATTAACGAAGAAGAAATCAAAGAGCGAGCGCTGAACAACGTCGAACAAAATGGAATCGTCTTTCTTGATGAGATCGATAAAATTGCTCAGCGTGAAGGTAGTAATGGTGGCGGCGAAGTTTCACGCCAAGGCGTACAACGCGACTTATTACCACTGGTAGAAGGCTCAACCGTTACCACCAAATCCGGCATAGTAAAGACCGACCACATCCTCTTTATTGCCTCGGGTGCTTTTCATCTATCAAAACCATCAGACCTTATCCCTGAGTTACAGGGACGCTTCCCAATCCGCGTTGAACTCAGTGCGCTGGGCGTTGATGACTTTGTTAAAATTCTGACCGAACCCAGCGCCTCATTAACACAACAATATACAGCGCTGCTGGGCACAGAAGGTGTCAGCGTTAAATTCAAGGACGATGGCATCCGTCGCATCGCCGAAATCGCCTGGCAAGTTAACGAGCGTATCGAAAACATCGGCGCACGGCGCTTGCATACTGTGATCGAACGCCTATTAGAAAGCGTTTCCTTTGACGCGCCTGACCAACCCGATTTAACGGTTACCGTTGATGCCAGCTATGTCGACAAGCATTTGTCCGAGTTGGTCGCCGATGAAGACCTGACTCGTTATATACTGTAG
- the ubiE gene encoding bifunctional demethylmenaquinone methyltransferase/2-methoxy-6-polyprenyl-1,4-benzoquinol methylase UbiE: MDNNTTHFGYKDVPLNEKVKKVGAVFDSVATKYDIMNDVMSMGVHRLWKWFALEVCAIHEGERVLDIASGTGDLAAKHAQRVGASGLVIASDINNSMLSVGRDRLVDRGILGSVRYVQADAEQLPFPDNYFDCITIAFGLRNVTNKDTALASMQRVLKPGGRLLVLEFSKPHSFLKGIYDTYSFKLLPLFGKIIAKDEDSYRYLAESIRMHPDQETLKTMVLDAGFDQCDYMNLSGGIVAMHRAYKF; this comes from the coding sequence ATGGATAACAACACGACACACTTCGGTTATAAAGACGTTCCGCTTAACGAGAAAGTAAAAAAAGTCGGCGCTGTGTTTGATTCCGTCGCAACAAAGTACGACATCATGAACGATGTTATGTCGATGGGTGTGCACCGCTTGTGGAAATGGTTTGCATTAGAGGTCTGTGCCATACACGAAGGCGAGCGCGTACTTGATATTGCCAGTGGCACCGGCGATCTCGCGGCCAAACATGCACAACGCGTCGGCGCTAGCGGCCTAGTTATCGCTAGCGACATTAACAATAGTATGTTAAGTGTTGGTCGTGATCGGCTCGTCGATCGAGGCATTTTAGGCAGTGTGCGTTATGTACAAGCTGATGCTGAGCAATTACCCTTCCCCGACAATTATTTTGACTGTATTACGATCGCTTTTGGCTTACGTAACGTCACCAACAAAGACACTGCGCTGGCCTCAATGCAGCGCGTATTAAAACCAGGCGGTCGTTTGCTGGTGTTAGAATTTTCAAAACCCCATTCATTTTTAAAAGGCATTTACGATACTTACTCGTTCAAACTTTTGCCTTTATTCGGCAAAATTATTGCCAAAGACGAAGACAGCTACCGCTACCTCGCCGAATCCATACGCATGCATCCCGATCAAGAAACACTGAAAACCATGGTTCTCGATGCCGGTTTTGATCAGTGTGATTATATGAACTTGTCTGGTGGTATTGTTGCCATGCATCGCGCTTATAAGTTTTAG
- a CDS encoding SCP2 sterol-binding domain-containing protein — MSDYVDLPGGLAIALEAAINRGIALDPESREQLAEISGKIIVIELDKLNRRLVMHIDEHRVRLLTHFDGKADATIRGTPTALAQMGLNKDKGPASSGVSFSGDPDLGQRFQQIINRFEIDWEGELAKITGDVIAHQAGSAARHLFDWLKQAGSSLEQTATDYVRYETRSAIGHDELEQFLGEVDTLRNDVARIEQRVNRLSKKLLTKEEAPANN, encoded by the coding sequence ATGAGCGACTATGTTGACCTGCCCGGTGGACTTGCCATTGCTTTAGAAGCTGCCATTAATCGCGGTATTGCACTCGACCCCGAAAGTCGCGAGCAACTGGCTGAAATCAGCGGTAAGATCATTGTCATCGAACTCGACAAACTCAATAGACGCTTAGTTATGCACATAGATGAACATCGTGTGCGCTTATTGACCCATTTCGACGGCAAAGCCGATGCCACCATTCGTGGTACACCTACAGCACTGGCACAAATGGGATTAAATAAAGACAAAGGCCCAGCCAGCAGCGGCGTGAGTTTTAGCGGTGATCCCGACCTTGGTCAACGCTTCCAACAAATCATCAATCGCTTTGAAATCGATTGGGAGGGTGAGCTAGCCAAAATCACTGGTGATGTCATTGCCCATCAAGCGGGTAGCGCCGCACGCCATCTCTTTGACTGGTTAAAACAGGCTGGCTCATCACTAGAGCAAACTGCCACTGATTATGTCCGTTATGAAACCCGCAGCGCCATTGGGCATGATGAGCTGGAGCAGTTTCTTGGCGAGGTTGATACACTGCGTAATGATGTTGCCCGTATTGAACAACGCGTTAACCGTCTTAGCAAGAAATTACTAACAAAAGAAGAAGCCCCCGCCAATAACTGA
- a CDS encoding DUF971 domain-containing protein — protein sequence MPVPVPTDIKLHQQSRVLEIHFDEEVFELSCEYLRVYSPSAEVRGHGPGQEVLQVAKEHVNIKAIEPVGNYAIKLVFDDGHDSGLYTWELLHHLGSRQDELWQDYLDRLKKLGYQRKP from the coding sequence ATGCCTGTTCCCGTTCCTACTGATATTAAACTGCACCAACAATCACGCGTCCTCGAAATCCATTTTGATGAGGAAGTGTTTGAACTCAGTTGCGAATACCTGCGTGTCTACTCACCGTCGGCAGAAGTACGAGGCCACGGCCCTGGCCAGGAGGTACTACAAGTCGCCAAAGAACACGTTAACATCAAAGCCATTGAACCAGTCGGTAACTATGCTATCAAACTAGTGTTTGACGACGGCCATGACAGTGGGCTCTACACTTGGGAGCTGCTGCATCATTTAGGCTCACGTCAAGATGAGTTATGGCAAGATTACCTGGATCGTCTTAAGAAATTGGGCTACCAAAGAAAGCCATGA